In one window of Corynebacterium incognita DNA:
- a CDS encoding porin PorA family protein, producing MKNPINVHDKLHLVALTAVLCLLVGSLVPPIMSGRQRPLADDVDMELTTEPTQGYLFRSSMLLQGKVPKQHQDNPECQSNDNPLWCYIESGWVKQTSAATTSPTAEDSVVSSDTIQKFTFSDSPVCEVTQHVDLNRESTFPAVNDEMWMNIAIPGLQRSLSSDDLERDGIDFFFPPTTEQRSYEYYDPFLSESRPIDFKEKKMIDGQPIYVYYQRLRGEPLQKLAEASASLSTYGLAEEEIPTDADELPGMSLEGDAFRFYTDDELKARKLKRNDTVFMDPYYSMERTVYVEPNTGVIVNKEETGGVYYARNREEAQQLADEPASPRRSLYTGTFNWDGKTQAAAMDVARPTILTLRVSNIIGWVGKVAGVALLLWAAVLYSRRRA from the coding sequence ATGAAGAACCCCATCAACGTGCACGATAAGTTGCATTTGGTTGCTCTCACGGCGGTGCTGTGCTTGCTCGTAGGCTCTTTGGTCCCGCCGATCATGAGCGGTCGGCAGCGCCCGCTTGCCGACGACGTGGACATGGAACTGACCACGGAACCTACCCAGGGCTATCTCTTCCGCAGTTCCATGCTGTTGCAGGGCAAAGTTCCAAAGCAGCACCAGGACAACCCGGAGTGCCAGTCCAATGACAATCCGCTGTGGTGCTACATCGAGTCCGGGTGGGTCAAGCAAACCAGCGCGGCGACCACCTCGCCGACCGCCGAGGACTCCGTGGTCAGCTCGGATACTATCCAGAAGTTTACGTTCAGCGACTCCCCGGTGTGTGAGGTGACCCAGCACGTGGATCTCAATCGCGAGTCCACTTTCCCGGCGGTCAACGACGAGATGTGGATGAACATCGCTATCCCAGGCCTGCAGCGGTCTCTTTCCTCGGATGACCTGGAGCGAGACGGCATCGACTTCTTCTTCCCTCCCACCACGGAGCAGCGTTCCTACGAGTACTACGACCCGTTCCTTAGCGAGTCGCGTCCCATCGACTTCAAGGAAAAGAAGATGATCGACGGCCAGCCTATCTACGTCTACTACCAGCGTCTGCGCGGCGAGCCGCTGCAGAAGCTCGCCGAGGCCTCTGCATCCCTGTCCACCTACGGGTTGGCGGAGGAGGAGATCCCCACTGACGCCGATGAGCTTCCCGGCATGTCCCTGGAGGGCGATGCCTTCCGCTTCTACACCGATGACGAGCTGAAGGCTCGCAAGCTCAAGCGCAACGACACCGTTTTCATGGACCCGTACTACTCGATGGAACGCACCGTCTACGTGGAACCGAATACGGGCGTCATCGTCAACAAGGAAGAAACGGGCGGCGTCTACTACGCGCGCAACCGCGAGGAGGCTCAGCAGCTTGCCGACGAGCCCGCCAGCCCGCGTCGTTCCCTGTACACGGGTACGTTCAACTGGGATGGCAAGACGCAGGCCGCGGCGATGGACGTCGCCCGGCCGACCATCCTCACGCTGCGGGTGTCCAACATCATCGGCTGGGTGGGCAAGGTAGCCGGTGTGGCCCTCCTGTTGTGGGCCGCGGTGCTCTACAGTAGGCGGCGTGCGTAG
- a CDS encoding glycosyltransferase family 4 protein, with the protein MKIILLCWRDSTHPQGGGSERYLERVGEYLAAHGHEVIYRTSGAPARDRRGGVAYSRGGAKFSVYPLAALWLQRHRDADLVIDTHNGIPFFARLFSPAPTVALTHHCHREQWPVAGRVLGRFGWFLESRVVPWIYRDRPWVTVSEASRADLEELGVHGARIIENGVDPVPDGIAAAPREAGTHLVTLSRLVPHKQIEHAVDIVAQLDDAVLDVIGDGWWAPQLRAYIAERGLQHKVLLHGHVTEERKHALLARADVHVMPSRKEGWGLAVIEAAQHGVPTVGYAYGLRDSVRDGETGLLVGTPAELLEATRRLISEPGDFGVNARRFAAEFSWEKTGQRWLELAREVAATT; encoded by the coding sequence ATGAAGATTATCCTGTTGTGCTGGCGCGACTCCACCCACCCGCAAGGCGGTGGTTCCGAACGCTACCTGGAGCGCGTGGGCGAGTACCTGGCGGCGCACGGCCACGAGGTCATCTACCGCACGTCCGGCGCACCCGCCCGGGATCGGCGCGGCGGGGTGGCCTACTCGCGCGGCGGTGCCAAGTTTTCCGTGTACCCCTTGGCGGCCCTGTGGCTGCAGCGCCACCGGGACGCTGACCTGGTCATAGACACCCACAACGGTATCCCGTTTTTCGCCCGCCTATTCTCCCCGGCACCCACCGTGGCGCTGACCCACCATTGCCACCGCGAGCAATGGCCTGTCGCCGGCCGGGTGTTGGGGCGCTTCGGCTGGTTCCTGGAGTCGCGGGTGGTGCCGTGGATATACCGCGACCGGCCATGGGTGACGGTGTCCGAGGCCTCCCGCGCGGACCTGGAAGAACTCGGCGTGCACGGCGCCCGCATCATCGAAAACGGGGTGGACCCGGTGCCGGACGGGATCGCCGCCGCCCCGCGGGAGGCGGGCACGCATCTGGTTACCCTGTCGCGGCTCGTGCCCCACAAGCAGATCGAGCACGCCGTGGACATCGTGGCGCAGCTCGACGACGCCGTGCTGGACGTCATCGGCGACGGCTGGTGGGCGCCCCAGCTCCGCGCCTACATTGCCGAACGGGGCCTGCAGCACAAGGTCTTGTTGCACGGCCACGTCACCGAGGAACGCAAGCACGCGTTGCTGGCGCGCGCCGACGTCCACGTCATGCCCTCCCGCAAGGAGGGCTGGGGCCTGGCGGTCATCGAGGCCGCCCAGCACGGCGTGCCCACGGTCGGCTACGCCTACGGCCTGCGCGACTCCGTGCGCGACGGCGAGACAGGGCTGCTGGTGGGCACGCCCGCGGAGCTGCTGGAGGCTACCCGGCGCCTTATTTCCGAGCCCGGTGACTTTGGTGTGAACGCCCGCCGCTTCGCCGCGGAGTTTTCGTGGGAGAAGACAGGACAGCGCTGGCTAGAGCTAGCCCGAGAGGTAGCAGCAACCACATAA
- a CDS encoding class I SAM-dependent methyltransferase: MSATRRRATLRRSLTLLRSFPQEQANPNTFYTSLAEDTAELIAALGADHGVDLRGARVLDVGGGPGYFTQAFRRRGASYVGLDPVEPRVQVRGDGAALPFRDDTFDVVYSSNVAEHVSRPWDMADDMLRVTRPGGLVVLSYTVWLGPFGGHETGLWEHYVGGEFARRRYERRHGHPPKNVWGQSLFAVSCAAGLRWARSADAELVRAFPRYHPGWAWWVVRVPVLREFLTSNLVVVLRA, encoded by the coding sequence ATGTCTGCTACCCGACGCCGCGCCACCCTGCGCCGCTCCCTCACGCTCCTGCGTAGTTTTCCTCAGGAACAGGCCAACCCGAACACGTTTTACACCAGCCTGGCCGAGGACACCGCGGAGCTCATCGCGGCCCTAGGCGCCGACCACGGCGTCGACCTGCGCGGGGCGCGGGTGTTGGATGTGGGCGGCGGGCCGGGCTATTTCACCCAGGCTTTCCGACGCCGCGGCGCCTCCTACGTGGGCCTCGACCCCGTCGAGCCGCGGGTGCAGGTGCGCGGCGACGGTGCGGCGCTGCCGTTTCGGGACGACACCTTTGACGTCGTGTACTCCTCAAACGTGGCCGAGCACGTGTCGCGCCCGTGGGACATGGCCGACGACATGCTCCGGGTCACCCGGCCGGGCGGCCTCGTGGTGCTCAGCTACACGGTGTGGCTCGGGCCGTTCGGGGGCCACGAGACTGGCTTATGGGAGCACTACGTGGGTGGGGAGTTCGCGCGGCGACGCTACGAGCGCCGGCACGGCCACCCGCCGAAAAACGTGTGGGGACAGTCCCTGTTCGCGGTGTCGTGCGCGGCGGGGCTGCGTTGGGCCCGGAGCGCGGACGCCGAACTGGTCCGCGCCTTCCCCCGGTACCACCCAGGGTGGGCATGGTGGGTGGTCAGGGTCCCGGTGTTGCGGGAGTTCCTGACCTCCAACCTGGTGGTGGTGCTGCGCGCTTAG
- a CDS encoding phosphoenolpyruvate carboxykinase (GTP), whose protein sequence is MTASIKSLVGEAPTNNEKLIAWVNESVELFQPDQVVFVDGTREEADRLAGKLVEKGTLIKLNEEKRPNSYLARSNPSDVARVESRTFICSENESDAGPTNNWAPPAAMKEEMTEVFRGSMRGRTMYVVPFCMGPLGDPNPKLGVQLTDSAYVVLSMGIMTRMGTAVLDKLGDDGDFVHALHSVGAPLEEGQEDVAWPCNETKYITQFPDTKEIWSFGSGYGGNAILAKKCYALRIASVMAKEEGWMAEHMLILKLTSPEGKTYHVTGAFPSACGKTNLAMITPTIPGWKSEVVGDDIAWLHLREDGLYAVNPENGFFGVAPGTNYASNPIAMKTMEPGNTIFTNVALTDDGDVWWEGMDGAAPEHLIDWQGNDWTPESGIKAAHPNSRYCVPIAQCPTAAPEFDDWKGVKIDAILFGGRRPDTVPLVTQAFDWKHGTMIGSLLASGQTAASAEAKVGSLRHDPMAMLPFMGYNAGDYLQHWIDMGEKGGDRMPAIFLVNWFRKGEDGQMLWPGFGENSRVLKWIIDRIEGNVEAVDTVVGSTAKASDFDLEGLDIDLKDLEAALAVNPADWKSDLEDNMEYLQFLGERVPQEVWTQFEALKKRVEDAS, encoded by the coding sequence ATGACTGCCTCTATTAAGAGCCTCGTCGGCGAGGCGCCGACCAACAATGAGAAGCTGATCGCTTGGGTCAACGAAAGCGTGGAGCTTTTTCAGCCGGACCAGGTGGTGTTCGTAGACGGCACCCGCGAAGAAGCAGACCGCCTGGCGGGCAAGCTGGTGGAGAAGGGCACCCTCATCAAGCTCAATGAGGAAAAGCGCCCCAACTCTTACCTGGCGCGTTCTAACCCTTCCGACGTCGCGCGCGTGGAGTCCCGCACCTTCATCTGCTCCGAGAACGAAAGCGACGCCGGCCCCACCAACAACTGGGCACCTCCGGCCGCCATGAAGGAAGAGATGACCGAGGTGTTCCGCGGGTCCATGCGCGGCCGCACCATGTACGTTGTGCCATTTTGCATGGGCCCGCTCGGTGACCCGAACCCGAAGCTGGGCGTGCAGCTGACCGACTCCGCCTACGTCGTGCTGTCCATGGGCATCATGACCCGCATGGGTACCGCCGTGCTGGACAAGCTTGGCGACGACGGCGACTTCGTCCACGCCCTGCACTCCGTGGGCGCCCCGCTGGAGGAGGGCCAGGAGGACGTCGCGTGGCCGTGCAACGAGACCAAGTACATCACCCAGTTCCCGGACACGAAGGAAATCTGGTCCTTCGGCTCCGGCTACGGCGGCAACGCCATCCTGGCCAAGAAGTGCTACGCGCTGCGCATCGCTTCCGTCATGGCGAAGGAGGAGGGCTGGATGGCTGAGCACATGCTCATCCTCAAGCTCACCAGCCCCGAGGGCAAGACCTACCACGTCACCGGCGCCTTCCCGTCCGCGTGCGGCAAGACCAACCTGGCCATGATCACCCCGACCATCCCGGGCTGGAAGTCCGAGGTCGTGGGCGACGACATCGCGTGGCTGCACCTACGTGAGGACGGCCTGTACGCCGTCAACCCGGAGAACGGCTTCTTCGGCGTCGCGCCAGGCACCAACTACGCCTCCAACCCGATCGCCATGAAGACCATGGAACCGGGCAACACTATCTTCACCAACGTGGCGCTCACCGACGACGGCGACGTGTGGTGGGAAGGCATGGACGGCGCCGCCCCGGAGCACCTCATCGACTGGCAGGGCAATGACTGGACCCCAGAGTCCGGCATCAAGGCGGCGCACCCCAACTCCCGCTACTGCGTGCCGATCGCGCAGTGCCCCACCGCCGCTCCCGAGTTCGACGACTGGAAGGGCGTGAAGATCGACGCCATCCTGTTCGGCGGCCGCCGCCCGGACACCGTCCCGCTGGTCACCCAGGCCTTCGACTGGAAACACGGCACTATGATCGGCTCCCTGTTGGCGTCCGGCCAGACCGCCGCCTCCGCCGAGGCCAAGGTGGGCTCCCTGCGCCACGACCCGATGGCCATGCTGCCGTTCATGGGCTACAACGCTGGTGACTACCTGCAGCACTGGATCGACATGGGCGAAAAGGGCGGCGACCGCATGCCGGCCATCTTCCTCGTCAACTGGTTCCGCAAGGGCGAAGACGGCCAGATGCTGTGGCCGGGCTTCGGCGAGAACTCCCGCGTCCTGAAGTGGATCATCGACCGCATCGAGGGCAACGTCGAGGCCGTGGACACCGTGGTGGGCTCCACCGCGAAGGCCTCCGACTTCGACCTCGAGGGCCTGGACATCGACCTCAAGGACCTCGAGGCCGCCCTGGCTGTTAACCCGGCCGACTGGAAGTCCGACCTGGAGGACAACATGGAGTACCTCCAGTTCCTGGGTGAGCGCGTGCCGCAGGAAGTCTGGACCCAGTTCGAGGCACTGAAGAAGCGCGTCGAGGACGCCTCCTAA
- the trmB gene encoding tRNA (guanosine(46)-N7)-methyltransferase TrmB — MTSPRPGSGELPHGRPPQTEFDDGLDYPRLGSVTFRRGTLTDNQQALFDEHWPRLGTILTDEHIDVESWFGRTGAKTIVEIGSGTGTSTAAMAPKEPDTNVIAVELYKPGLAKLLGQVVREDISNIRMVRGDGIEVLARMIPPASLDGVRIFFADPWPKARHHKRRIIQSGPLNLIASRLKKGGVLHVATDHAGYAEWIDELVDVEKQLQYKGWPWPECPQLTDRQIITKFEGKGLDKDHVIKEYLWEKQ; from the coding sequence ATGACTTCTCCACGCCCCGGCTCCGGCGAACTCCCCCACGGTCGTCCTCCCCAAACCGAGTTCGACGACGGCCTGGACTACCCCCGCCTGGGCAGCGTGACCTTCCGCCGCGGCACCCTGACTGACAACCAGCAAGCGCTTTTCGACGAGCACTGGCCCCGGCTCGGCACCATCCTCACCGACGAGCACATCGACGTCGAAAGCTGGTTCGGCCGCACCGGCGCCAAGACCATCGTGGAGATCGGGTCCGGCACGGGCACCTCTACCGCCGCCATGGCACCGAAGGAACCGGACACCAACGTCATCGCCGTCGAACTGTACAAGCCGGGCCTGGCCAAGCTGCTGGGCCAGGTGGTGCGCGAAGATATCTCCAACATCCGCATGGTGCGCGGCGACGGCATCGAGGTCCTCGCCCGCATGATCCCCCCGGCGTCGCTGGACGGCGTCCGCATTTTCTTCGCCGACCCCTGGCCCAAGGCGCGGCACCACAAGCGCCGCATCATCCAGTCGGGACCGCTGAACCTCATCGCTTCCCGCCTCAAAAAGGGTGGCGTCCTGCATGTGGCCACGGACCACGCCGGATACGCAGAGTGGATCGACGAGCTCGTGGACGTCGAAAAGCAACTGCAATACAAGGGCTGGCCGTGGCCCGAGTGCCCGCAGCTGACGGACCGGCAAATCATCACTAAGTTTGAGGGCAAGGGTCTGGATAAGGACCACGTCATCAAGGAATACCTGTGGGAGAAGCAGTAA
- a CDS encoding NYN domain-containing protein: MATFASESEEAPGHVLLIWDAPNIDMGLGAILRGRPTPAQRPRFDALGRWVAGLAHDSGATAEAAVFTNVSPGGADSIRTWVEAIRNLGFAVFAKPKATEDSDVDPDMVAHIEDRAAQLSHLIIASADGQNFGGIIARTRESGTAVTVLGFSEHAGWAVNDPDIEFIDLEDIEGVFREPLPRVSLDNLPDEGAWLQPFRPLMALLDDR; the protein is encoded by the coding sequence ATGGCGACCTTTGCGAGCGAGAGTGAAGAGGCTCCCGGCCACGTCCTCCTGATCTGGGACGCGCCCAACATCGACATGGGTCTGGGCGCCATCCTGCGCGGCCGCCCCACCCCCGCTCAGCGCCCGCGTTTCGACGCCCTCGGCCGCTGGGTCGCCGGCCTCGCCCACGATTCCGGCGCGACCGCCGAGGCCGCGGTGTTCACCAACGTCAGCCCCGGCGGCGCCGACTCCATCCGCACCTGGGTGGAGGCCATCCGAAACCTGGGCTTCGCGGTCTTCGCCAAGCCTAAAGCCACGGAAGACTCCGACGTCGACCCGGACATGGTCGCCCATATCGAGGATCGGGCGGCGCAGCTGTCCCACCTCATCATCGCTTCGGCGGATGGCCAGAACTTCGGCGGCATCATCGCGCGCACCCGCGAGTCCGGGACCGCCGTCACAGTGTTGGGCTTCAGCGAGCACGCCGGCTGGGCCGTCAACGACCCCGACATCGAGTTCATTGATCTCGAGGACATCGAGGGCGTGTTCCGGGAGCCCCTGCCGCGGGTCAGCCTGGACAACCTTCCCGACGAAGGCGCCTGGCTCCAACCGTTCCGCCCCCTCATGGCGCTGCTCGACGACCGCTAG
- a CDS encoding lysylphosphatidylglycerol synthase transmembrane domain-containing protein → MSLKYAEKAVRGVNKEWVRWGIGLVVLAALAWFFRDHAHILTDGIRTLRTAAPLPVALVVIAAVASLTAMAEVMRLLMQAGGVRVKPTETNAITLASNAWSTTLPVGGAFSAVLTFHVQRAWGASVMLCGYFLVISSALSTMWLVAIGLLAFFLQGANVSPWSLLASLVVALALTTAVFWASNHPRTLERWVRSIPRVPQYKLDPLVTQIRMLKDVSLPWPQFSLVAFYSLFNRLLDLAAMWACVWAVTGTPPLIDAAPNHTTVMGVGLAYVSTKLAGSAQVTPGGLGTVEAAMIATLVASGMTVVDATGAALIYRLISFVLMTIIGWIVYLFHYARRGINYANLSQVKEPAPTS, encoded by the coding sequence TTGTCCCTTAAATATGCAGAGAAGGCGGTGCGTGGCGTGAACAAGGAGTGGGTACGGTGGGGCATCGGCCTCGTCGTTTTGGCCGCGCTGGCATGGTTCTTCCGCGACCACGCCCACATCCTCACCGACGGCATCCGCACCCTGCGTACCGCGGCCCCACTCCCCGTGGCGCTGGTCGTGATTGCAGCCGTCGCGTCGCTGACCGCGATGGCCGAGGTGATGCGCCTGCTCATGCAAGCCGGTGGCGTGCGCGTCAAACCCACGGAAACCAACGCGATCACCCTGGCCTCCAATGCCTGGTCCACCACCCTCCCGGTGGGCGGCGCATTCTCGGCTGTGCTCACGTTCCATGTGCAGCGCGCCTGGGGCGCGTCGGTCATGCTGTGCGGCTACTTCCTCGTGATTTCCTCGGCACTGTCCACGATGTGGCTGGTGGCCATCGGTTTGCTGGCCTTCTTCCTGCAGGGCGCCAACGTCTCCCCGTGGTCGCTGCTCGCCTCGCTCGTGGTGGCCCTGGCGCTGACGACGGCCGTGTTCTGGGCCTCCAACCACCCCCGCACGCTCGAGCGCTGGGTGCGGTCCATTCCCCGCGTCCCCCAATACAAGCTGGACCCGCTGGTCACCCAGATCCGCATGCTGAAGGACGTCTCTCTGCCGTGGCCCCAGTTCTCCCTGGTTGCCTTCTATTCTCTGTTCAACCGTCTCCTCGACCTCGCCGCCATGTGGGCGTGCGTCTGGGCGGTCACGGGCACTCCACCGCTTATCGACGCCGCCCCCAACCACACCACCGTCATGGGTGTCGGCCTCGCCTACGTGTCCACGAAGCTGGCCGGCTCCGCGCAGGTCACCCCGGGCGGCCTGGGTACGGTGGAGGCCGCGATGATCGCCACCCTCGTCGCTTCGGGGATGACGGTGGTCGATGCGACCGGCGCCGCCCTCATTTATCGGCTCATCTCCTTCGTTCTCATGACGATCATCGGGTGGATCGTCTACCTGTTCCACTACGCCCGCCGCGGAATCAACTACGCCAACCTGAGCCAAGTCAAAGAACCCGCGCCGACCAGCTAG
- a CDS encoding DUF3054 domain-containing protein has translation MPAPRALAFDIIALAVFAVIARWSHPPFTLLGLLDALWPWAVGALAGWGILALADKPGRLGIWAQGGVVWLSTVIVGMLAWAAANGRFPAVSFVIVAAVMSALFLFGWRAISSIASRRRHVSTH, from the coding sequence ATGCCTGCACCCCGCGCTTTGGCATTCGACATCATCGCCCTTGCTGTCTTCGCGGTCATCGCCCGCTGGTCCCACCCTCCCTTCACTCTCCTTGGCCTCCTCGACGCCTTGTGGCCTTGGGCCGTGGGCGCCCTCGCCGGCTGGGGCATCCTCGCGCTCGCCGACAAACCAGGCCGCCTCGGCATCTGGGCACAGGGCGGCGTCGTGTGGCTCAGCACCGTGATTGTGGGCATGCTCGCGTGGGCAGCCGCCAATGGACGGTTCCCCGCTGTGTCGTTTGTCATCGTTGCCGCCGTCATGTCCGCACTCTTCCTCTTCGGTTGGCGCGCTATCTCCAGCATCGCTTCCCGACGCAGGCACGTCTCAACCCACTAG
- a CDS encoding HNH endonuclease signature motif containing protein, which yields MFERVVFEWVFVMMIGVDGNRRKGAEVNVQNHIAVIAESMAALRGALDEPAISFDSLEAAMVALEEVWRSKIYMDARFAYLAEGAEAAGRAGTHHVGDYLTRTLGISAAEARTRIAAGKDLFAPIEPRKGEEKDFLHLVDSERGAAMDIARQREERRANEGKKHQESARELVIEVAADKLAAIDSELKRLNSTAATSREELYAEALNQARARDVDDLRRWVRERVRAANRTSRTVAGKRDRLAAHRKREVWLSRPDSDGGVRFGGYLPAGMAAHLAAALAAGRNAGSNVEGKPKDDKRTLRQRRADQLNAICMGYVHDPAKARAGRASLVITGTVNDFHGVGVDTQFMTNTGHELNALEVVQATSQGADYWLLCEEGSQRPLNLGRAQRGASFEQRLVLAAMELVCSCPGCDMPASECDAHHLRAFIQGGRTDIENLTLLCRRHHTDNNDARDGKNGLGYYARDAESGKVGWCPPHGPPRFNTTVARSRAPGVRLATRHGAHSAVPT from the coding sequence ATGTTTGAGAGGGTTGTGTTCGAATGGGTGTTTGTTATGATGATTGGTGTCGACGGGAATAGACGAAAGGGGGCCGAAGTGAATGTACAGAACCATATCGCTGTGATTGCCGAATCTATGGCTGCGCTTCGTGGCGCCCTAGACGAGCCCGCTATTTCGTTTGACTCCCTGGAAGCGGCGATGGTTGCACTCGAAGAGGTGTGGCGTTCCAAAATATATATGGACGCACGCTTTGCCTATCTTGCGGAGGGGGCAGAGGCTGCCGGGAGGGCGGGAACTCACCACGTGGGTGACTATCTCACGCGTACGCTAGGTATCAGTGCGGCAGAAGCACGAACCCGGATCGCGGCGGGGAAAGACCTCTTTGCCCCCATCGAGCCACGGAAGGGGGAAGAAAAGGATTTTCTGCATCTCGTCGACTCCGAGCGGGGCGCCGCCATGGACATAGCACGGCAGCGCGAGGAGCGGCGAGCGAACGAAGGCAAGAAGCATCAGGAAAGTGCTCGGGAGCTTGTCATTGAAGTGGCGGCGGACAAGCTTGCAGCGATTGACTCCGAGCTGAAGCGATTGAATTCGACGGCGGCGACGAGCCGCGAGGAGTTGTATGCGGAGGCCCTGAACCAGGCGCGGGCGCGGGACGTGGATGACCTGCGGCGGTGGGTTCGTGAGCGGGTACGCGCGGCGAATCGGACATCGCGGACTGTGGCGGGGAAGAGAGATCGCCTTGCTGCACACCGCAAGCGTGAGGTGTGGTTGTCTAGGCCGGACTCTGACGGCGGCGTTCGCTTTGGGGGCTACCTTCCAGCGGGAATGGCGGCACACTTGGCAGCGGCGTTGGCAGCGGGGCGCAATGCGGGGTCAAACGTTGAGGGGAAGCCGAAAGATGACAAGCGAACTTTGCGTCAGCGGCGTGCGGACCAGCTCAACGCCATTTGCATGGGCTATGTGCATGATCCGGCTAAGGCCCGTGCGGGGCGTGCCAGCCTGGTGATCACAGGTACCGTGAACGACTTTCATGGGGTGGGCGTGGATACGCAGTTCATGACCAACACGGGGCACGAGCTCAACGCATTGGAAGTTGTACAAGCGACGAGCCAGGGGGCCGACTACTGGCTACTGTGCGAGGAGGGCTCGCAGCGCCCGCTGAATTTAGGTAGGGCGCAGCGCGGAGCGAGCTTCGAGCAGCGGCTGGTGTTGGCGGCGATGGAATTGGTGTGTTCGTGTCCTGGGTGCGACATGCCGGCGTCGGAGTGCGATGCGCACCACTTGAGAGCGTTTATTCAGGGTGGGCGAACAGATATCGAGAATCTGACTCTGCTGTGCCGCAGGCACCACACGGACAACAATGATGCGCGAGACGGCAAAAATGGGCTCGGGTACTATGCGCGGGATGCGGAATCCGGGAAAGTAGGGTGGTGTCCACCTCATGGTCCCCCGAGATTTAACACGACGGTGGCGAGGAGCCGCGCCCCTGGGGTGCGGCTGGCAACGCGGCACGGGGCGCACAGTGCAGTCCCGACCTAG